A single Streptomyces sp. 2114.4 DNA region contains:
- a CDS encoding HNH endonuclease family protein: protein MKKVYARRVSLAAGSAAALVCTLALSGQTAQAAPPSPPDAATARTYLTQIKEQPEGPQDGYSRDKFPHWIDQGKNCNTREVVLKRDGTDVKQDDSCTTTSGKWVSAYDGATWTDPADLDIDHVVPLSEAWKSGAAQWTTARRQELANDLTHSQLIAVTDNLNQEKGDKDPAKWLPPKASYHCEYARMWVSVKHEYGMTADSAEKAALKKILDGC, encoded by the coding sequence ATGAAAAAGGTCTACGCGCGTCGAGTTTCCCTCGCCGCGGGATCGGCGGCGGCGCTGGTCTGCACACTGGCACTCAGCGGCCAGACCGCCCAGGCGGCACCGCCCAGCCCGCCGGATGCGGCCACCGCACGGACGTACCTCACCCAGATCAAGGAACAGCCCGAGGGCCCGCAGGACGGCTACAGCCGCGACAAGTTCCCGCACTGGATCGACCAGGGCAAGAACTGCAACACCCGCGAAGTGGTGCTCAAGCGCGACGGCACGGACGTCAAGCAGGACGACAGCTGCACGACGACCAGCGGCAAGTGGGTCTCCGCCTACGACGGCGCGACCTGGACCGACCCGGCCGACCTGGACATCGACCACGTCGTACCGCTGTCGGAGGCCTGGAAGTCGGGCGCCGCGCAGTGGACCACCGCGCGCCGCCAGGAGCTGGCCAACGACCTCACGCACTCCCAGCTGATCGCCGTCACCGACAACCTCAACCAGGAGAAGGGCGACAAGGACCCGGCGAAGTGGCTGCCGCCGAAGGCCTCGTACCACTGCGAGTACGCCCGGATGTGGGTGTCGGTGAAGCATGAGTACGGCATGACCGCGGACTCGGCGGAGAAGGCCGCGCTGAAGAAGATCCTGGACGGCTGCTGA
- a CDS encoding ABC transporter permease, which produces MLLPVNVTLGVVLAVLLAAAVAVAALARLGHARAIAVAGLRAAAQLAAVSYLIGWVVHALPWLLSFLALMFAVAVRTAGRRITRNRTWWWAAAPIAAGVVPVVALLLLTGLVPPRGLTLIPVAGILIGGALTATVLGGRRALDELTMRHGEFEAGLALGLADREARMEVARPAASDALLPGLDQTRTVGLVTLPGAFVGMLLGGASPVQAGAVQLFVLVALLAVQAAACATVLELVARGRLHRVPLTAAEGE; this is translated from the coding sequence GTGCTGCTGCCGGTCAACGTCACCCTCGGGGTCGTCCTCGCCGTCCTGCTGGCCGCCGCGGTGGCCGTTGCCGCGCTGGCGCGCCTCGGCCATGCGCGGGCCATCGCCGTCGCCGGACTGCGCGCCGCCGCCCAGCTCGCCGCCGTCTCCTACCTCATCGGCTGGGTGGTGCACGCCCTGCCCTGGCTGCTGAGCTTCCTCGCGCTGATGTTCGCGGTGGCGGTGCGGACCGCGGGCCGCCGGATCACCCGGAACCGCACCTGGTGGTGGGCCGCCGCACCGATCGCCGCCGGGGTCGTCCCGGTCGTCGCTCTGCTGCTGCTCACCGGTCTGGTGCCGCCGCGCGGACTGACCCTGATCCCCGTCGCGGGCATCCTGATCGGCGGCGCGCTGACCGCCACCGTCCTGGGCGGGCGGCGGGCACTGGACGAGCTGACGATGCGGCACGGGGAATTCGAGGCGGGACTCGCGCTGGGGCTGGCGGACCGCGAGGCCCGGATGGAGGTCGCCCGCCCGGCCGCTTCGGACGCTTTGCTGCCGGGGCTCGACCAGACCCGGACCGTGGGATTGGTCACGCTGCCCGGAGCCTTCGTCGGCATGCTGCTGGGCGGTGCCTCCCCCGTACAGGCGGGCGCGGTGCAGCTGTTCGTGCTGGTCGCGCTGTTGGCGGTGCAGGCGGCGGCCTGCGCGACGGTGCTGGAGCTGGTCGCGCGCGGACGGCTGCACCGCGTACCCTTGACGGCA
- a CDS encoding alkaline phosphatase D family protein, translating to MAGLRLGPLLRYVDARSATVWVETDEPCVVHIRCDDGTAGAERTWQVAGHHYALVPVTGLTPGTETPYQVLLDEPDASPGEGGEQVWPPPGSRFPASAIRTLPASPDEPLRFAFGSCRWSATPSNAAHDPVGPDALDTLAATLAADPGRPRPDVLLLLGDQVYADQTSEATARVLAGRRDLGEPPWKQVADFEEYTHLYYESWLDPEVRWLLSTVPSCMIFDDHDVIDDWNTSAAWVARMRATPWWRERILGGLMSYWVHQHLGNLSPAELAADELYARVRAVPDATEAVREFAAGADADPACARWSYRRDFGRVRLVMIDTRATRVLDESNRAMLDKTEGEWLRQAVLEGRGGYDHLLLGSSLPWLLPHLIHAAEGWNAALCAGERGPRWARRSEFLRQRADLEHWAAFPGSFTALTELIAEAGGGADAPATVCVLSGDVHHAYVAEPRWRGAGPHPTSRVLQLTCSPVHNSIPGSLQAGFRFGWSRSGRWLGKLLARHGRLTRPAVKWRRTGGPWFGNQLMTLTLAGRTARLALDQARREKRGGVRLVTVWRAALSDARVAGKSGGAGGRAPGTERPKAG from the coding sequence ATGGCCGGACTGCGCTTGGGGCCGCTGCTGCGCTACGTCGACGCACGGAGTGCGACGGTGTGGGTGGAGACCGATGAGCCGTGCGTGGTGCACATCCGCTGCGACGACGGGACGGCCGGCGCGGAACGGACCTGGCAGGTGGCCGGGCACCACTATGCGCTGGTCCCGGTGACCGGCCTCACCCCCGGCACCGAGACGCCCTACCAGGTCCTGCTGGACGAGCCGGACGCCTCTCCCGGCGAGGGCGGGGAGCAGGTCTGGCCGCCGCCCGGCAGCCGCTTCCCGGCGAGCGCCATCCGTACGCTGCCCGCCTCCCCCGACGAGCCGTTGCGGTTCGCCTTCGGCTCCTGCCGCTGGTCGGCGACGCCCTCGAACGCGGCGCACGACCCGGTGGGCCCGGACGCCCTGGACACCCTCGCCGCCACGCTGGCCGCCGATCCCGGGCGGCCGCGCCCCGACGTGCTGCTCCTGCTGGGCGACCAGGTCTACGCCGACCAGACCTCCGAGGCGACCGCCCGCGTGCTGGCCGGCCGCCGCGACCTCGGCGAGCCGCCCTGGAAGCAGGTCGCGGACTTCGAGGAGTACACCCACCTCTACTACGAGTCCTGGCTCGACCCGGAGGTCCGCTGGCTGCTGTCCACGGTCCCCAGCTGCATGATCTTCGACGACCACGATGTGATCGACGACTGGAACACCTCGGCGGCCTGGGTGGCCCGGATGCGGGCGACCCCCTGGTGGCGGGAGCGGATACTCGGCGGCCTGATGTCGTACTGGGTCCACCAGCACCTGGGCAATCTCTCGCCCGCCGAGCTGGCCGCCGACGAGCTGTACGCGCGGGTGCGGGCGGTGCCGGACGCGACGGAGGCGGTGCGGGAGTTCGCGGCCGGCGCGGATGCCGATCCGGCCTGCGCCCGCTGGAGCTACCGCCGCGACTTCGGCCGGGTGCGGCTGGTCATGATCGACACCCGGGCCACCCGCGTGCTGGACGAGAGCAACCGCGCGATGCTCGACAAGACCGAGGGCGAATGGCTGCGGCAGGCGGTGCTGGAGGGGCGCGGCGGCTACGACCATCTGCTGCTGGGCAGTTCGCTGCCCTGGCTGCTGCCGCATCTCATCCACGCCGCGGAGGGCTGGAACGCCGCGCTGTGCGCCGGCGAGCGCGGCCCCCGCTGGGCCCGCAGGAGCGAATTCCTGCGCCAGCGCGCCGACTTGGAGCACTGGGCGGCCTTCCCCGGTTCGTTCACCGCGCTCACCGAGCTGATCGCCGAGGCCGGTGGCGGCGCGGACGCTCCGGCGACGGTCTGTGTGCTGTCCGGGGATGTGCACCACGCCTATGTGGCCGAGCCGCGCTGGCGCGGCGCCGGACCGCACCCCACGAGCCGGGTGCTGCAACTGACCTGCTCCCCCGTTCACAACAGCATCCCCGGCTCGCTGCAGGCCGGTTTCCGCTTCGGCTGGAGCCGGTCGGGCCGCTGGCTGGGGAAGCTGCTGGCCCGGCACGGGCGGCTGACCCGGCCGGCGGTGAAGTGGCGGCGTACGGGCGGCCCGTGGTTCGGCAATCAGCTGATGACGCTGACCCTGGCGGGCCGGACGGCGCGCCTCGCCCTGGACCAGGCCCGCCGGGAGAAGCGGGGCGGCGTCCGGCTCGTCACGGTCTGGCGGGCGGCGTTGTCCGATGCGCGGGTTGCCGGGAAATCGGGTGGTGCGGGCGGGCGTGCCCCGGGGACCGAACGACCGAAGGCCGGATGA